A stretch of Henckelia pumila isolate YLH828 chromosome 4, ASM3356847v2, whole genome shotgun sequence DNA encodes these proteins:
- the LOC140865645 gene encoding protein DOWNY MILDEW RESISTANCE 6-like has protein sequence MEAQLISNGLRYSSLPRCYVRPEPDRPRTSESAEYENAPVIDLGRGDRQFIVQQIAAACKNYGFFQVINHGVAKETAERMVEVAGEFFGLPVEEKMKLYSNDPTKTTRLSTSSNPQKEKIHNWRDYLRLHCYPLQNYANDWPSNPPSFKETVGQYCREVRGLGLRLQEAISEGLGLQKDHINNSLGEQGQHMAINYYPQCPEPELTYGLPAHTDPNTLTILLQEMDVTGLQLLKDGKWLTVRPFPNAFVVNIGDQLQALSNSKYKSTWHRAVVNAHKPRISVASFLCPHNTAIIKAPNELIEEGNASLYREFTYAEYYDKFWSRNLDEGHCLELFKN, from the exons ATGGAAGCTCAGTTGATATCAAATGGATTGCGATACTCGTCCCTTCCTCGGTGCTACGTCCGGCCAGAACCCGATAGGCCCCGGACATCTGAATCTGCCGAGTACGAGAATGCTCCTGTCATTGATTTGGGCCGAGGAGACAGACAATTTATAGTTCAACAGATAGCAGCCGCCTGCAAGAACTATGGCTTCTTTCAG GTGATAAATCATGGGGTGGCGAAAGAGACGGCGGAGAGAATGGTGGAGGTGGCGGGGGAATTCTTCGGGTTGCCGGTGGAAGAGAAGATGAAGTTGTACTCGAATGATCCGACCAAGACGACGAGATTGAGCACAAGCTCCAACCCTCAAAAGGAGAAGATCCACAACTGGAGAGATTACCTCAGGCTTCATTGTTACCCTCTCCAAAACTATGCAAACGACTGGCCATCCAACCCACCTTCTTTCAA GGAGACCGTGGGCCAGTACTGCAGGGAAGTTCGTGGGCTTGGGCTTAGACTACAAGAAGCAATATCAGAGGGTTTGGGCCTGCAAAAAGACCACATCAACAACAGCTTGGGGGAACAGGGACAGCATATGGCCATCAATTACTACCCACAATGCCCAGAGCCGGAACTGACTTATGGGCTTCCGGCCCATACGGATCCAAATACCCTCACCATCCTTCTTCAGGAAATGGACGTCACAGGCCTACAGTTGCTTAAAGACGGGAAATGGCTCACTGTGAGACCTTTCCCAAATGCATTTGTAGTCAACATTGGTGATCAGTTGCAG GCATTGAGTAACTCAAAATACAAGAGTACTTGGCATCGTGCAGTTGTCAACGCCCACAAACCAAGAATCTCGGTAGCTTCCTTCTTGTGCCCCCACAACACCGCCATTATCAAAGCTCCGAACGAGCTCATCGAAGAAGGAAACGCCTCTCTTTATAGAGAATTCACTTACGCCGAGTATTACGACAAGTTTTGGAGCAGAAACCTCGATGAAGGACACTGTCTGGAGCTTTTCAAGAACTGA